The Bradyrhizobium sp. CCBAU 051011 DNA segment AGGGCACGTATGGCGATATAGGTCATGAAGCTGCCGGCGACGATGAAGCCCGGCAGGAAGCTGGCGGTCAGCAGCCGCAACAGCGATTCCTCCGCCAGAACCGCATAGATGATCATCGGGATCGAGGGCGGGATCAGGAAGCCGAGCATGCCTCCGCCGGCAAGACTGCCCACAGCGATGTCCTTGTTGTAGCCGCGCCGCAGCAGCTCCGTCAGCGTGATGCGGCCCACCACCTGCGTGGTAGCGGCCGACGATCCGGAGATCGCCGAGAACAGCGAGCAGCCCAAAATAGTGGTGTGCAGGAGCCGGCCTGGGAGAAAGCCGACCCAGGGAGCGATCCCGGTGAACAGCGACTGCGACAGGCGTGTGCGGAACAGCAATTCACCCATCAGGATGAATAGCGGAAGCGAAACGACCTCGGACGAGGTAAGCACGTTGAACGACCACAGCCCGATCTGCCGCATGGTCGGGCGCGAAGTGAACAGGTCGAGCATCACGATGCCGATACCGATCAACGCCGGTCCGATCCAGATGCTGACAAGCAGCGTGGCCGAGAGCAGTCCCAGCAGGGTCAAGAGAACGATGGTCACGACGCCTCCGCCTTCGCATCCTGACCGACGCGCAACGTCTCATCCTCGCCGGGCTCACCGCGCAGCACGCGCACGAAGCGCGTCAGCGATTGCAGCGTGAACAGCAACGCGCCCAAGGCCAACGGAAACTGGGCGATCCAGAGCGGAAGTTCACTCGCCTTGTCGGAGCGCGATTCGCGCATCCAGGAGAGCCAGGTCAAATGCCCGAGCGCAAAGGTCAGGTAAGCGGCGACGATCACGCACAGCGCCGTCGCGAACAGATCGAGAGCGCGCTGGCCGGGCGGCGACAGGTTGTCGAGCAGCACCTTCACCCGTACCTGCGAGCCCGTCCGCAGTGAATAGGCGGCGCCCAGCATGAACGCCGCGCCCATGAGGTAGGCACTGAACTCCCAGGCGAAGTCGATGCTCTTGTTGAAAATGTTGCGGGCGACGACTTCTGCGACAATCAGCATCAGGATGCCGAGGATGCACAGGGCGGACGCCCACGCCCCCCATTCCGACAGGCGGTCGACGCCGTCCAGGACGCGCGCTACTGCATCCAAGGCTGGCCTAAGGCCCGCCTGCTTGTCCGTCTTGCCGTCTGACGTATTAGCCGCGGCCGCGCCGGCAGCGACATCATGCACGGCCGATATCCTTCCTGTATTTGCTGATGATATCGCCGGCGATGGCCCCCGCACGAGCGATAAAGGCCTGCTCAAGACTTGCCGTCTTCTCGCGCATCTCCTTCAGCAGGGTCGCAGGCACTTCGACCAGTTCCATGCCGCCCTCGATCAGGCGCTTGCTGCTGGCCTTATCGGCCTCGATCGACACGCTCCAGAACTCAGGCTCGAGCTTGGCGACGAGGTCCATGATAGCCTTCTGGTGCGCTGGCGAGATCTTCTTCCAACTGTCATTGTTGATGGTGACGATCTGCGAACTCCACACATGGTTGGTCCGGTAGAAGTACTTCAGGAACTCCCAGAACTTGCCGTCCACACCCGAGACGGAAGAGGTGGTCACCCCGACAACCGCGCCCGATGCAAGCGCCGGCACTGTCTCGCCCCAGGGGATCTGCACGCCCACCATGCCGAGCGCATTCACCATGTCGCCGGCCTGGCGGTCCGGCACCCGGATTTTCAGGCCCTTGAGACCCTCCAGGTTATCGGTCTTCACCTTGCTGTGGAGGTACTGCGTTGGCCATGGCACGGTGTAGAGGATCGTCTGATTGTACTTGGTCGCTATCTTGTCGAACTCGGGTCGCGAATACTTTTGCAGTACCCGCAGTTCATCCGGAGACGAGACCAGAAAAGGTACACCCTCGATGCCGAGCAACGGCGCTTCGCCGACCTGCTGGATGTTCAGGATGTCGGCCATCGGCACCAGTCCGTCGCGCACGGCATTGAGATGCTCGGGGCCCTTGTAGCCGAGCGAGCCGCCGGCGTGGACAACGATCTCGATCGCGCCGCCGGTTGCCTTGCCGACCTCGGCTGCGAAGAGTTTTGCATTCTTGGTATGGAAATTACCCTCCGGCCAAACCGTCGACAGGTCCAGCTTGATCGTGCTTTGCGCCCGCGCGATGTGCGGAGCGGCCAGGAAACCTGCCGCTGCGGCTCCGGTTGCGATGAATGTGCGCCTGGTCGTCTTCATGAACCCCTCTCCTCTTGCTGAAGCATGTGTGACGTTGTCGTTTCCGAACTTGATCAGGCTGCAAGCGCAACGCTGCCGCCGGGCGCGTCAGTCCGCGAAACCGTAAACCGCAACCGCATTCGCGCTCGACACCAGGCCGCTTTCGACGTCGTCGCAGACGCTTTCCGGCGCGCGCTGCCTTGGGTCGCCGATCCCGGCGCCCCCGGGCGTCATCACCACCAGCCGATCGTCTGGCGGCACGGTCTGAAACCCCTTGCCGCGCAGCTTCTGTCCCGACTTCAGTCCGACATAGCCGGCTTCTCCGTCACGGCCGCCATCACGGCCGCGGGGCGGATGATCGATGCGGTCGAAGGCGGCCAGAATGTCGAACGGAGCATCGACGCCGCTGCCGACTTCGATGATCTGGCCGAGGCCACCGCGGGTGCGGCCGGCGCCGCCCGAATCCGGACGCAGCTCCTTGCGCCAGAAGATCAACGGCGTCTGCGTCTCCGCGATCTCGACCGGCGTGCCGCGTACGCCGCTGGGATAGGCCGTGGCCGACAATCCATCCTTGGCAAAACGCGCACCGGTGCCGCCGTTGCTCGTCACCGCCATCGAGAATCCGTAGTTGCCGCCGGCGCCGCTGCGCGTCTGTCCGCGCACATTTAGATTCCACAGGCAGGACGTGCCTTCGGCCGGCACCCGCTCGGGAATGATCTGACGCAGGCAGCCGAACACCACGTCGGGCAGCATCTGGCCGATGACATGGCGCGACGCCACCGGCGCCGGCTTCGGAGCATTGAGGATCGAGCCCGCGGGTGCCGCGACAGTCAGCAGCGAGAGCGAGCCTGCATTGTTCGGGATCTGCGAGGCGACCACGCAGCCAAGGCCGAACACGGTGTAAGCCGTGGTGTAGGAGAGCGGCACATTGATGCCGAACTTCGAGGCAGCCGAGGTACCGTCGAAGTCGACGTGAATACCCTCTTCCGAAATAGTCAGCGTCGCCACGAGCGTGACCGGCGCATCATAGCCGTCGACGACCATGCTGTTGCGCCAGACGCCCTTCGGTAGTTTGGCGATCTCGGCGAGCACCGCCTCCCGTGAGCGGTCACAGATGAAATCGCCAAGCGTATCGAGTGAAGAGATCTCGAATTCGCGCATCATCTCGACAAGGCGCTGGCAGCCCACATCGTTGCAGCCAGCCAGCGAATAGGTGTCGCCCTCGGTGTCGATCGGCAGACGCGTGTTGCTGCGGATCATCGCCATCAGCGTTTCATTGACGACGCCCTGATCGATCAGCTTCAGCATCGGGATATAGAGCCCCTCCATGAAGACGTCGGTGGCATCAGGCCCGAAACCAATACCGCCGATATCCATCAAATGGCTGGTGCAGGAAAACAGCGCGACCGCCTTGCCGTCCTTGAAGCAGGGCGTGGTGACAACGAAGTCGTTGAGATGGCCGGTCCCCATCCAGGGATCGTTGGTGATGTAGGCGTCGCCCGGCTTCATCGTCTCGATCGGGAAATGCGCGATGAAATGTTTGACCGACTCGGCCATGGAATTGACGTGGCCAGGCGTACCCGTCACCGCCTGCGCCAACATACGCCCCTTGAGGTCGAACACACCGGCCGAGAGGTCGCCGCATTCGCGCACGATCGGGCTGAAGGCCGTGCGCAGCAGCACCTGCGCCTGCTCTTCGACCACGGCGATCAGCCGGTGCCACATGATCTGCAGATCGATCAGGCTCGCGCCGCTTGCCTCATTCATGGTCATGCCGCCTTCCGTTCCATGACGATGCTGCCGGCACCGTCGATATGGGCGTCGAAGCTCGTCGAGACGAATGTCGATGTCTCATCTTCCGCGATCACAGCGGGTCCCGCGATGGTCGCCCCCGGCGCCATCTGGTCACGGTGGTACAGCGGAATCTCGACGATCTTCCCCGCGCGGCCATCGAAAAACTTGCGGCTGCCCGCGGCTTTTCCGGCCGGCTTGCGCGTAACCTCGGCAACGCGCGACGGATTGCGCGGCTCGGTGGTCGCGAGCACCGACCAGCTCAGCACCTCGATCGCAGCGCCCGGGATCGGCCGCTCGAACAAGACCGCATAATCGGTCTCAAAGGCCTGGCGCAGACCTGCGAGATCCGCGGCCGTCAACCGCCGATTCGGCAGCTCGACCGTGATCTCATGTCCCTGTCCGACATACCGCATGAAGGCGGCGCGTCGTTCGCGCACCGGCGCACCGGCAGCGCCGGGCTCGACCAAAGCGCGCGCCTCGGTCGCCATCTCATCCAGCAGGTCGGACACAGCTGCGACATCGAACGCATCGAGCCTGGCATGACGGCTGCGCACCAACTCGTAGGCGATGGGCGCGGCAAGAAATCCGACGGCCGAGCCAACGCCGGCATTGGACGGTACGATCACGCGCGAGACGCCGATCTTCTCGGCGACACGGGCCGCATGCAGCGGCGCGGCGCCGCCGAAAGCGATCAGGGTGTGCTGGCCGACGACGGCGCCGCGCTCGACTGCATGCACGCGGGCAGCGCTCGCCATATTCTCGCACACGACCTCATGCACGGCGTAGGCCGAAGTTTCCGCCGACAGTCCCAGTGGTTCACCAATATCGCGCAACAAGGCCCGTTTAGACAGTTCGGGGCTAAGCTTGATCGTCCCGCCCGCAAATGCGTCAGGATCGATCTTGCCGAGCGCGACATCCGCATCCGTCACAGCGGGTCGTTGACCGCCGCGGCCGTAGCAGGCCGGCCCCGGCTCGGATGACGCGCTCTCGGGCCCGACCGTGACGCGCTTCAGGGCGTCGACCCGCGCGATCGAGCCGCCGCCGGCGCCGATCTCGACCATCTCGATCACGGGAATGCGCACCGGCAGGCCCGACCCTTTCAGAAAGCGGGCGGCGCGATCGACCTCAAACACGCGCGAGGTTTCGGGCTGATACTTTTCGATCAGGCAGATCTTCGCGGTGGTGCCACCCATGTCGAAGGACAGAACCCTGCTCTCGCCGAGACGCGCCGCGATTTGCGCCGCAAAAATCGCGCCGCCAGCCGGCCCCGATTCAACCAGGCGCACCGGAAAGCGCCGCGCCGTCTCGATCGAGGTGACGCCGCCGCCCGAGGTCACGAGGTAGATGGCGCCGCGAAACTGCTCGGCCTGCAGCCCCTCGGCCATGCGCGCGAGATAGCCGTCGATCAACGGCTGCACATAGGCATTGGCCACCGCAGTCGAGGTCCGCTCGTATTCGCGGATTTCAGGGCACACCGCCGACGACAGCGTTACCCAGACGCCCTGCATTTCCTGCTTCAGGATCGCGGCGGCGCGCCGTTCATGCTCGGGATTGGCATAGGAGTGGAGGAAGGCGAAGGCGACACTTTCTACATTCTGCGCGCGCAGCTCGGGCACGAGTGCACGCACGGCGGCTTCGTCGAGCGGCAACCGCACGGCGCCCTGCGCGTCGATGCGCTCGGGGACCGTGAAGCGCAGGGCGCGCGGCGCCAGCGGTTTCGGCTTGTCGATCGCAAGGTCGTATTGATCGTAGCGGCTCTCGGTACCGATATCGAGCACATCGCGGAAACCTTGCGTCGCGACAAGCGCCGTCTTCGCGCCGCGGCGTTCGATAATGGCGTTGGTCGCAAGCGTCGTGCCGTGAATGAAGACGTCGATATCGCATATGTGGGCGCGCGCGTCGGCCAGAATGAGACGCATCCCGTCCAGCACCGCTTGCTCCGGTCGCGTGGGCGTCGTCAGCACCTTGCGTCCTGCGATCCTGGCCCACGTCCAAGACGAAATCCGTGAACGTGCCTCCGATATCGACGGCAAGCCGCACTTCGGCTCCCTCAAGCATTCCAAAATCTCCGCGTGCTGACCGACGAACTGTAGCCAAATGTTCAGCAATTTCCATGCCATTGACTGCGCCGGCGGAGACGTATCCAGCTATTTTGCTGGGCACCTATGCAGCACGGCGCAACTTCGACGAACTCGCCCTTCCCCGGCCAAGCGACTACGGCGCTCGCAAGCATCTCATTGGCACCGGCCCTGTACTTACCCTTCCAAGCACGAGAATTGCATGGTTCCACCCTGCATGAACCTGACCAAACCGGACATCCGCATGCTGCGCTCGCTGACACCGGTCGCCAAAACCGGCAGCATCGCCGCGACCGCGCGGGGGGGCTTGGTCGTACTAAACTCGTGATCGTCCCCTAGGGGACTTGAACAACAACGAACGCTTAGGCTTCAGCGGGAGTGACGCGTGACTGACATATCGGCGATGAAAGACAAAATTCCCGATCCCCGGTCGAGCTGGGCAGCGCTTTCCCAGCCGGAGCGTGACGCCGCCTATGACAACAATGCAGCGGTAAAGAACAGCGCAGCGCTGATCGCCGAAAGAAACCAGATGTCCGAAACGCTGCGCGCCAGCCGCAGCTCGTTTCTTGATGTTCCCTATGGCGAACGCGAAAGGACAAAGATCGACCTCTATCCGGCCGCCGAGAAGACGGCACCCTGCCTGGTCTTCCTGCATGGCGGCTATTGGCAGCGCAATTCGCGCGAAGTGTTTGCCATGCTGGTCGAAGGCGTCGCGGCGCATGGCTGGTCGGTTGCCATTCCCGGATATTCGCTGGCGCCCGACGCTTCGCTGACGGAGATCGTGACTGAGATATCCCGGTCGCTCGATTGGTTGACCCAAAACGGAG contains these protein-coding regions:
- a CDS encoding TRAP transporter small permease subunit, producing the protein MHDVAAGAAAANTSDGKTDKQAGLRPALDAVARVLDGVDRLSEWGAWASALCILGILMLIVAEVVARNIFNKSIDFAWEFSAYLMGAAFMLGAAYSLRTGSQVRVKVLLDNLSPPGQRALDLFATALCVIVAAYLTFALGHLTWLSWMRESRSDKASELPLWIAQFPLALGALLFTLQSLTRFVRVLRGEPGEDETLRVGQDAKAEAS
- a CDS encoding TRAP transporter substrate-binding protein is translated as MKTTRRTFIATGAAAAGFLAAPHIARAQSTIKLDLSTVWPEGNFHTKNAKLFAAEVGKATGGAIEIVVHAGGSLGYKGPEHLNAVRDGLVPMADILNIQQVGEAPLLGIEGVPFLVSSPDELRVLQKYSRPEFDKIATKYNQTILYTVPWPTQYLHSKVKTDNLEGLKGLKIRVPDRQAGDMVNALGMVGVQIPWGETVPALASGAVVGVTTSSVSGVDGKFWEFLKYFYRTNHVWSSQIVTINNDSWKKISPAHQKAIMDLVAKLEPEFWSVSIEADKASSKRLIEGGMELVEVPATLLKEMREKTASLEQAFIARAGAIAGDIISKYRKDIGRA
- a CDS encoding hydantoinase B/oxoprolinase family protein, producing the protein MNEASGASLIDLQIMWHRLIAVVEEQAQVLLRTAFSPIVRECGDLSAGVFDLKGRMLAQAVTGTPGHVNSMAESVKHFIAHFPIETMKPGDAYITNDPWMGTGHLNDFVVTTPCFKDGKAVALFSCTSHLMDIGGIGFGPDATDVFMEGLYIPMLKLIDQGVVNETLMAMIRSNTRLPIDTEGDTYSLAGCNDVGCQRLVEMMREFEISSLDTLGDFICDRSREAVLAEIAKLPKGVWRNSMVVDGYDAPVTLVATLTISEEGIHVDFDGTSAASKFGINVPLSYTTAYTVFGLGCVVASQIPNNAGSLSLLTVAAPAGSILNAPKPAPVASRHVIGQMLPDVVFGCLRQIIPERVPAEGTSCLWNLNVRGQTRSGAGGNYGFSMAVTSNGGTGARFAKDGLSATAYPSGVRGTPVEIAETQTPLIFWRKELRPDSGGAGRTRGGLGQIIEVGSGVDAPFDILAAFDRIDHPPRGRDGGRDGEAGYVGLKSGQKLRGKGFQTVPPDDRLVVMTPGGAGIGDPRQRAPESVCDDVESGLVSSANAVAVYGFAD
- a CDS encoding alpha/beta hydrolase, which encodes MKDKIPDPRSSWAALSQPERDAAYDNNAAVKNSAALIAERNQMSETLRASRSSFLDVPYGERERTKIDLYPAAEKTAPCLVFLHGGYWQRNSREVFAMLVEGVAAHGWSVAIPGYSLAPDASLTEIVTEISRSLDWLTQNGESYGISGPVVLSGWSAGAHLVAMALEHPRVTAGLAISGVYDLAPIRDTGLNNALKLTDQEIASLSPLSLPAVHKRLDIAYGTAELPALVFDSIKLHESRMAAHAPGNLFPIEGADHFSILSELRRPDGALVDIARKLVG